The window gataattagcTAGTAAGTGATTAATTCTTCATCATCTATATATCACACTCATTATCACTACCCATTATATGCTAGTATTGGGGGCGTATTCAACGTTGAATACGGTACATACCATTGGGTGTGTACTGTATTGGTCGTGTATTGGGCTCTGTATTGGAGCATTCGTGGTGGTGAATACGGATGGTTttgttgatttgttttttttttcctttgttaaCGGCTAGTttgcataaattttttttttttttaacttaatatttttttattcaaataaccttttaaacaaacacattacatattaaaaaaaacacaattaaaactgTCTCGTATCCTTCAGGTCTCCCGTCATCGTGAATTCGGTTCTGCCTTGGAGCACATGGCCTAAGCTGTCCGCTTTCGATTTGAGCCATGGTAGAATCCCATACCTCGTTCAATTCTTCATCAGTGAAGTCGTCTGTTGATTGCAGGTTTACGCGGGTTGAAAATTCTGCCGTCATGATGAAATCCAGACGACGAGGATGCAGTCCTCTAGGTTGAACTCGTGGTTCAACAGGTGGTGGAATGGGTGACTGAACAGGGGTACGAGTTGGTTCGTCTCATGCTCTTCCTCGTCCTCTGCCTCGGGTGGGTTGCGGTTGTCCGATAGGACGGGTTGATTCATTTCGTGCTCTCCCTCGCCCAAAGTTCATGGTTATACTGTGTGGTTTGTGGATTTTGATGAAATTTTGAGTTGTGTGGTTATAGTGTGTGGTTTGTGGAATGAAAGGGTGAAAGTATTTATAggtgaaaaattataaatttgaaaacTAGCCGTTACTGTTCAATGTACtcgtttttattaataaaatggtatTTTGAATTACTTAGCCgttgagggactaaaagtgaaaatatataatatttgtgtttattttataaattatatttgtggttttatttattaaaagtttgaaaaaaaatatgttggaGTGTATTGGTTAGTATTAGATGTATTGGGTATTGGGTGTGAATTGAGGAAAATGTATTGTAATGAGGTTTTGCTGATGTGACGCTGATAAGAGGACCATTGGGGGTGCTCTGACTTTGAGACCATCGTATATCTGGAAACCACCTTCGGGCCTGTTGCAGCTTTCTGATTGGAGGACTATCAATATGCTTTAGTCTTGACACAAGCAAACATTCTCTAACCGTCCAGACCTCTGTTAAAAATGTTCATcatattaatttaatgttttattgGTTACATCAAAAGATAATGGTAATTTGAGTGTCACATTTCAAGCATAATGTTGTCAAGAGACTCTTCAAGTGTATCCCATGGGATTCTTAACCGCCCTAGGGTATCCCATGGGCCAATCTTGTTTGGCTCATGTCAAATGAATTGATCTATAGTGTTTAAATATCCGATCCAATTTTGACCCGCTTGACATTTTCAAAtctatttttgaaaactttctaaaagctatttttaaaaacttctaGGGTATCCATAAGTGAGCATCTACCctaaacaaaaaagttttccCTAAGTTATCTGCAGCTAACAAGTCTTTGATGCAAATTTACCCTGCTTAACTAGGGTATCCTACATTTTGCTTATCAAAACTCTGAAAATTAACTATTGCAATTTCAGCCTTAGATCGCATATCAGTTTCTAAAAACAGATCCCATCTCTACCTAAACAATATGAAccaaaaaatccataaaaagtaTATGCTCAACCACAAGAAATCCATCAAACTATATTTCACTGCATAATTATGAAATCATCTGATTCAGTTTTGTAACATTATCCTCTAGTTATTTATAGAActtcaaaataagaaaaataacaaTGGCTGGTTGAATTGTCCCATTTTGACGGGTTTTTGAACACTGTCCATACAACATAAGACCAAAAGACAACGGCCATAAATCAATCATTGCAGCTGCCAAAGCACCCCTCGGCAATTACCATCACACAGATTCAAGGCCATCACAAAACCCCTAAGCTAGTTCATACATAACCCACATTCTTTCCACACAACTCGTACTCTGGTAGAGGTCAAGTTCGATAATTCAATTAACGCAGACAGatcttaattaacaaaaaatagaCTCGCAAAGATGTCTATCTGTAAAAATTTGCTAAGATGGTAAGGCTTCTTGCTGGCAATGCCAATCTATAACATCTTTATAAGCCAATTTGCCACCAAAGATATCTAAAGCACTACCCACGGTCACATCAACACGTCCCATTCCTGAAACTTTAATCCTCTCCAAATCATCCATCACAGTTACACCACCAGCGTATGTGACAGGAATCTGAAGGCATGTATAGGTTAGTTTACAAGCCGAGGTGGTGAATTCTGAACCACACATACACTTATGAACGGGCTAAATGATAAAATGCTAGCAGAATAAAATCTTGACTGTGAGAATCTTTAAAAACCTATGAAATTTTGTAAACCAGGTTTTTTATACAGAGAAAGATCGATGTTTGAGTCATAAATGTCAACAAGTTAAAACATGATACAGATTTTAATTGCAGTGTTCTAATAGAGTCTAACACAGCTAACTACTTTTTCTCGTATATTCAAATATGTATAGATCTGAAGTAAAGAATGAGTTCATATGAGCTTAAAGAATCCATGGCATCTCTTTTGGCTGAAATGAATAGTTGTcctaaataaaagtaaaagaaaatgatgatttaACTTGCACATACCGGGGAGTGTCTGCCAAGTAGTTCCACAAGTTCTTCATCAATGCCAAGTCTacaattaataagaaaataaattaataaaagactAACACGACACACATTCCAAAATGGAGTACTCCCATTTCCTAAAACAAATGCAACACATTCTAATTTGTAAAATTTATTGTAGGGCACAAAATTTCACAGCTTTGCAAAAGGAACTTGGGGACCCAATTATATCATGCCATGTGGCCAACCTAAACCAACCAAGCATATTGCATGCCACgtggaaagaaaaagattataaCAGTTATTAGGGACATGTTATTGGCGGGAACTTTCTTAGGTGCATTTTAGATAGTTGATCATTGCGGTTACCCGAAGACCTTATTACTTACTCTTTACATATTTGATATAACCAAAGCATGTCAACAGCTGAGAAGACAAAGGGGCTGATTACTTACTTTTTACCTTCAACATCAACACCATGGACCAAAAATTCATCAGCATATGTGGCAAGAAAATTTAGTATGCCCTCATCAAGATATACATCACTAAACTTCTGCCATCTATCTGTCACGATCGCATACTTACCATCCTGAAAACCAAAATCACAAATAACTAAATTAGATAGCAAAGTAGATGGGACAGATACAAGACAAGCCTCTCTTGGTTTGTTGAATACATACTACTAATGGGACAGATACAAGACAAGCCTCTCCACAACTACAAAAGATACATACCTTCTTTCTGCAACTAAGATCCAAGACAAGCCTCTCTTTTCCAACAATGTGAAGTAGTTCTTTAAGCCTCTCATGGTCCATTTTTCCATTGTTGAATACATACTACAATTGTACAAGTTTCCAACTAAGTCATCATTAACTATTACAGCATCATATAGATCATTCAAAACAGTTCATAGTAAGTAGTTGCCAAAACTCTGTATTACAATGTGTTTTAAGAGGGTACTACAAGCAATTAACTACTTAAACCTTTCCTTTCGTGTGCATTATTTGAATACATTATTAAgcagaaccatttttttttatcactaccACTATCAAACTGATTTGTATGGTTACTGAACCGCATTTTCATGCCATTCTCTTTTCCAAACTGAGATATAGGACTGATTGAAATAACAACAGAAACTATACCCAACTCACGTGTGTTTGGGTATGGAGGAGGTATGATTTAGACTGTCATACCCATGTCCAAAGTACGATGTAGAGTAGACTGTTCCAGAAAGACCTCCGACTTACAACTTAAATACAAAGCCAACTTGATAATGTGAAGGTTGTTAAACCATCCTTGCCTCTACAGCTCTTATTACGTTTGCAAGAAAATAGAAGGAAAAAGTACTTCGGAGATTGGAGATCGCTAAAATAATGTgttacaaaaatttaaaaatagatataaacaAAAGAAGCTGTGAAGTTTGATTAATTACCgttttacatataaaatatataggcATATAGCTATAAGCTATCTAGTGGCAGATCATATTAGTAGTGATAAGGGAAAGACAGATCAATATTTAGTGGCTCCTTGTCAAAGAATTCGATCCATACATATGTAATAGCAAGAACAGGAtatggagagaaaaaaaataaacatactgATGTGATAATGACATGACTAGCTCCTTCTTCAATGTAACTCATGGCGTTTCTTGAATTAATACCTCCTCCGACTTGCAGACCACCTAAATGATATGGTCCTCGCAGTAAGTTCAGCGAAGGAAAATATCTGTAAGTTCatattatcaaccatcaaagaTGGACAGCTACGTGATACACAATATGTTTGCCATCACTTTTACCCAAAAGTAAGATATTAGTGATATAAGGGTACCGGGAGAAAATATCACTCTAATCCATCATCTTAAAAGTTCAAGATTATTGAGACTTAATAGAGGCAATGACACTAGTAGGTTTGTGTCAAACAAGACACCACTAAAAGATTGTCAGAAATATCCAAAATTGTGACAAGATAAAATACAAGGGCAGCCACCGTTGCTTATTAAAATTATGTATCACTCGAACTATTTTTCCTTATTCTGTTAATAAACTTTATGAACAATAAAAGAGAGAGCTTTGGTATTGTAAACAACAAGCCTACCCGGATAAGCACGTAGGGCGCCAATTGCAGATTCATGACTTAGAGGATCTGCTCCAAGCATGATAACATGACCACCTACAAGACCATCTTCTTTATACATAGTGGCATACTCTGCAGCCGATTTATCAGACTCAAAATTTGTCACAAGGGTTGACCCACTTTCCTTTATATCCGAAAGGGTAGATCCAACAATCTGCTTTACTTTCCcctgaaaaacaaaaatgactTCAAATCTCAAAAATAGTCTGATACTTTCTAGCTCTTCCAACCTTATCCCACTAAACTATCAACAAATACCAAAGACGGCAATGGAATGGTTTACTTTATCATTGTTTTCGGCACAAAAATTGATCGGGGTGTTTGCATTTGAGTTTGCAAATGCGCAATTTCAAATACAGGTCACCGTAAAAGTTGAATTTCTCCGAACAAAACATAGATAATAGTAACTTTTGTAGTATATTTCCGAACACCCAAGTACAGTCTAAGAACTCTTCATGTTATTGGGGCCAATTGACTTTACCAGCTCAAACATACAAAAAACTTAATTCAATAAGGCTGCCAACAAAAAACCTTATCGTCTTTCTGAAACTTCAAGAACCCGAAAAGCCAACAGAAAACACTAATCCAAAACAcctattaaaaagaaaaacaaaccttGTGTATATCGATACAGGGGCGAAACTTAACTCCACATCTAATAGATAAACATTGAGACCCTGTCACATTAATACATTTCAagattcattttctttactaAATCACAAACATTTAAAGTTATTACAAACCATGTAATGATGtataatgtgtgtgtgtgtatatatatgtatatataaacaagataatataaaatgtagaaAGATACATACTTGAGCTGACCCATGATGGTAAAGTTACAAACTTGTGTTTTGTATTCGAAGTGGAAATAGTATTATTAGGGTTTGGGATTCTGTTGAAAGAAATGGCTTCAAAGTTTTTAATTTGCATTCTCTCTGCAAGTTTCTGGACGGTGGTGGATGGCGGCCGGAGAAGGATGTCGATGGGCTGATTGAATTTTTGGGAGGTGGTTTATAATCCTCAGAGGAATTTTTTAAGGGTTTTGAGTCGCAATGGAATTAACATTGATATATTGTGTCAATGGttcaattattcatttttttaaccattatttAAATAAAGGGAGAGAATATAAGTTAAACACTCACATACAATTTtttctaaattataaaaattacagGAGCcaagtatttatttaaaatattaaaatattaatatgtgagttgTTTTTAACCCAGGTTGAATGCATAACAACgtacctcatactcacttttctttttaaataaaatcgATAAGTAGACACAATAATCGATACTAGTTAACATTTTAACAACCCTCATGTTCCGTTACATATTGAGACTCAAAACTCATTAAAAACGATActaaatattacatttttttattataatgtcGAGCCTAATAATCTTCTCagacataaaattaaataataaattgattatatttgtcaaagttttataatatttaaaagttattaGTCTAAAGTTTGCCTTAGCCAAATAAAAGCCTGGATCAGCCTGCTATCGGTGCGGGCCGTCATCAGGATCACCATCATTGTACCATTGCAtttatcttttttcattttataagcATAATCTATTTATTAACAAATGGTTATGAAAACGCTCGAGtgtgagataaaaaaaatatatatccttTAAGCAAGTAAGCAACTCATTGTATCTAGAGCCCAATAAACGGGTAGTTCGAAACTTCGAATAATAGGCCGAATGCAAAAGtttgagaaaaaagaaaaactataaGTAGCCTACCTGGAaatttccatatataatatCTCCCAAAAAATTGACAGGAAATTGGGGAAATTGAGTGACAATTTAATGTGAAAGAGAAAGCATTTTGTTTTGTAGGTAATTAACTAGGATTATATTTATGTGGTTGTGGTTGTGGTTGTGGTTGTGTGATTCAACTAtatagtctatatatatattcttcctCTAATTCCTTTCTACTTTCAATCATCCATTCCTAGATTTCAAAGTTTAATTTACTACTTATCAATACATAtagacatcatcatcatatgtCTTGTTCATCTTCCAACGTAGACGATTCCGTTATGTCCCTAAAAGAGTATACTCGTAGTATGTCGATCCCATTTAGCGACATAGAATCAGCCACCAACAATTTCGCAGATGAATGTCTTGTTACACAAACTTCTTCCTCAAAAATTTACAAAGGACGACTCTTGATGCAATCATCAGGAGAATACGTCAATATTGTTGTACGGAAATGTTTGAAACCACACAATGCACTCAACGAGGttaatatactaaaagatcttacACATAAAAATATCGCTCCtactttgaaaattttttatagGAAAGATATTTTAGTGAAGATAAACGAGCACGAGGCGAATGAAAGTCTAGACAAGCATCTATATACGCTAAGTTGGATGCAGAGACTGCATATATGTGTCGGGATAGCACGTGCATTGACTTACCTTCATTACGATGCGGAAGAGTATCACAGTGTGATACACGGTAACATCAAGAGCTCCAAAATATTGCTCGATCACGACTGGGAACCCAAGTTATATGATTTTGGATTTGCTGTTAGAGCTAAAAGGAATCAGATTTACCTTACAGATAAATACAATGGCTCATTACTATATATGGATCCAGCATATAAAACCACTGAAGGTTTGACTCATAAGTCAGATGTCTTCTCCTTTGGTGTTGTTCTGTTTGAGGTCCTGTTTGGGATGGTAGCATCATCCGTTGTTCCAACACCAGGTCACAAAGCAGATCATTGGTATTTTGCTCGGATGGCCCGAGCCGGTTACGAAGAGAAGACACTAGATGAGAAGATTGATCCTGATCTACGAAAGCAAATGAGTTGCTTGGAATCATTAAACATTTTCTCCGAGACGGCATATTTTTGCTTGAAGGAGCAGCGGTCACAGCGTCCAGATATGAAAAAAGTTCTCCAAAAACTTGAGCGAGCGTTGGAGCTTCAACATAAACATGATCAAAGTCTTGTAAGACCATCAATTCTTGTTTTTATTTAGTGTTACATTCTTGTTTTTaccttttattaattttcatatgattTCATACCATTGTCTCAATAACATATAAgtttattttaactaaattctcacttttgtgattttgataTTGCAGGGACATCCGGAAGGTATATTATCCAACCACTTGAAGGTAATGGTTTGATTTATTACATTAAAATCATTGCGGTAAATAATACTACGTAGCTTACAatggaactttttttttttttctgcatATCGATCGAGTTACAAAATGGTAGATACAGAACAagtgttttcttgaaaaactaaattagggcaattatttatactattttataaaggtTCTAACTAGCTAGCTAGGGATGTTTATATCGTGGTCCAAACTAAAAAAACAGAGAAACCGAACCGACTTTGGACCAAAACCGACTTCGCCACCGTCACCATGAGGTGCCGCACCACTAGACCGACATTGCCACCACCGTCGTTACATCACGCGGGTGCCGTGCTATTAGAATTTTAATGGgattaaataataaaaggttttcTATAAGgaacaaaattaaacaataaattgttatttaatttaaaaaaccataattacatctatattatcttataaagatTACACCATAAATGTCAAAAAGTTACATTTTAGGATAAGAAAATGTACCAATATACCCTTAATGATTAGTTAAACATTTACtcatttatcttctaaaatatttccactaactttttacatcaattattttacaTCAGTTATCTACACGACTCAACGTCCGCCACCACGGCATTGTGCGAGTAGTGTGCTAGTTTATATtcataagtttatatatgtttgatcaaAGAACCGCATGGTCCTCCGATCGAAACAAGGAGGGGGTTTTGACCaattcgttggcgattccctatcgGTGTAAAGCTTTAAGAAACTTAACGCCACAAGAT is drawn from Erigeron canadensis isolate Cc75 chromosome 9, C_canadensis_v1, whole genome shotgun sequence and contains these coding sequences:
- the LOC122581722 gene encoding 1-(5-phosphoribosyl)-5-[(5-phosphoribosylamino)methylideneamino] imidazole-4-carboxamide isomerase, chloroplastic; translation: MQIKNFEAISFNRIPNPNNTISTSNTKHKFVTLPSWVSSRSQCLSIRCGVKFRPCIDIHKGKVKQIVGSTLSDIKESGSTLVTNFESDKSAAEYATMYKEDGLVGGHVIMLGADPLSHESAIGALRAYPGGLQVGGGINSRNAMSYIEEGASHVIITSYVFNNGKMDHERLKELLHIVGKERLVLDLSCRKKDGKYAIVTDRWQKFSDVYLDEGILNFLATYADEFLVHGVDVEGKKLGIDEELVELLGRHSPIPVTYAGGVTVMDDLERIKVSGMGRVDVTVGSALDIFGGKLAYKDVIDWHCQQEALPS